A section of the Coleofasciculus sp. FACHB-T130 genome encodes:
- a CDS encoding ABC transporter ATP-binding protein, producing MTESLFCVENLRVAYPSRRSTAMPSWAVDDVSFTLEPGEKLGLVGESGCGKSTLGRAAMRLLPASSRVEGRVTFAGNSVFDLTPAQLRRFRGEAVALVFQDPMTRLDPLMTIGKHCLETLRSHQPHLSRQQMKEKVLETLDAVKIPASRWSQYPHEFSGGMRQRVAIALALLLNPKLIVADEPTTSLDVTVAAQILQELTRLCREREMALLLISHDLAMVGEYCDRIAVMYAGKMVETGSPQSIFRQPQHEYTRSLLDAAFHIRKYDTEVEEPKSNHSLPTPLLRIKNLQQYYTLESNFIGQFLSKNVPVIKAVDDINLELYPGEILGLVGESGCGKSTLSRTILQLIRPTKGSVEFLGQDLAQMSTKAVRASRRQMQMVFQDPHACLNPLMTVGESIADPLFIHKLASPDEAKVQVMQMLERVGLTPTSEYYQRYPSDLSGGQQQRVAIARALITRPKLLICDEPVSMLDASVQTQVLELMLELKREFDLTYLFITHDLSVARFLCDRIAVMNAGRIVELGSTHEIFTNSQHPYTQTLLQAAPLLVSQQPK from the coding sequence ATGACTGAGAGCCTGTTTTGTGTAGAAAATCTGCGGGTTGCTTATCCCAGCCGTCGATCTACTGCCATGCCTTCTTGGGCAGTGGATGATGTCTCTTTCACTTTAGAACCTGGAGAGAAACTGGGATTAGTGGGAGAATCGGGCTGCGGTAAATCAACTCTGGGAAGGGCGGCGATGCGCTTGTTACCAGCTTCGTCTCGCGTTGAGGGGCGGGTGACGTTTGCTGGGAATTCCGTGTTCGATCTGACTCCGGCACAGTTACGGCGGTTTCGGGGGGAAGCGGTGGCGCTGGTGTTTCAAGATCCGATGACGCGCCTCGATCCCCTGATGACCATTGGGAAGCACTGTCTGGAAACGCTCCGGAGTCATCAACCTCATCTGTCACGGCAACAGATGAAAGAAAAGGTACTCGAAACCTTGGATGCGGTGAAGATCCCGGCAAGTCGATGGTCGCAGTATCCTCACGAGTTTAGTGGAGGAATGCGGCAACGAGTCGCGATCGCGCTGGCCTTGCTTCTCAACCCAAAGCTAATTGTGGCAGATGAACCTACGACCAGTTTGGACGTAACCGTAGCCGCACAGATTTTACAAGAATTGACGCGACTGTGCCGGGAACGAGAGATGGCATTGTTGCTGATTTCTCACGATTTGGCAATGGTGGGAGAGTATTGCGATCGCATTGCAGTGATGTATGCCGGGAAGATGGTAGAAACTGGCTCACCCCAGTCTATCTTTCGGCAACCGCAACACGAATATACGCGATCGCTTTTGGACGCGGCTTTTCACATCAGGAAATATGACACGGAAGTTGAGGAGCCGAAGAGCAATCATTCATTACCAACTCCCCTTCTGCGAATCAAAAATTTGCAGCAGTACTACACCTTAGAGAGCAATTTCATCGGACAGTTTCTTTCCAAGAATGTCCCCGTTATTAAAGCGGTAGATGATATCAACTTGGAACTTTATCCAGGGGAAATTTTAGGCTTAGTGGGAGAATCCGGATGCGGGAAGAGTACCTTGTCCCGGACGATCTTGCAGTTAATTCGCCCAACGAAAGGAAGCGTTGAGTTTCTGGGACAGGATTTAGCTCAGATGTCTACTAAAGCCGTGAGGGCATCGCGACGGCAAATGCAAATGGTGTTTCAAGATCCCCATGCTTGTCTCAATCCGCTGATGACAGTCGGTGAAAGTATTGCCGATCCCCTGTTTATCCACAAACTAGCTAGCCCCGATGAAGCGAAAGTGCAGGTAATGCAGATGCTAGAGCGAGTAGGTTTAACGCCTACAAGCGAGTATTATCAGCGGTATCCCTCGGATTTGTCGGGGGGACAGCAGCAACGGGTCGCAATCGCTCGTGCTTTGATTACTCGACCCAAACTGCTAATCTGCGATGAACCAGTGAGTATGCTAGATGCTAGCGTCCAGACACAAGTACTGGAGTTGATGTTAGAGTTAAAGCGGGAATTCGATTTAACGTATTTGTTTATTACTCACGACCTCTCTGTGGCAAGATTTTTGTGCGATCGCATTGCAGTTATGAATGCCGGTCGTATTGTCGAACTCGGCTCAACCCACGAGATTTTTACGAATTCCCAGCACCCCTACACCCAGACGTTGCTACAAGCCGCCCCTTTACTGGTATCGCAGCAGCCAAAATAG
- a CDS encoding RNA-binding protein — translation MSIYVGNLSYEVTQDDLSNVFAEYGTVKRVQLPTDRETGRMRGFAFVEMDTETEETAAIEALNGAEWMGRELKVNKAKPREDKGGGGRPGGGWGGNNRGGGGGGGGGGGGGYRRY, via the coding sequence ATGTCAATCTATGTAGGCAACCTATCCTACGAAGTTACGCAAGACGACCTCAGTAATGTTTTTGCTGAGTATGGAACCGTTAAGCGGGTTCAGTTGCCAACCGATCGCGAGACAGGTCGGATGCGTGGTTTTGCTTTTGTGGAAATGGATACAGAAACTGAAGAAACTGCCGCCATTGAAGCTCTCAACGGCGCTGAGTGGATGGGACGAGAGCTAAAAGTGAACAAAGCTAAGCCTCGTGAGGATAAAGGAGGCGGAGGTCGTCCTGGTGGTGGCTGGGGCGGCAACAATAGAGGCGGTGGCGGTGGCGGCGGCGGCGGTGGTGGTGGCGGCTATCGACGCTACTAA
- the rpsU gene encoding 30S ribosomal protein S21: MTQVVVGENEGIESALRRFKRQVSKAGIFPDIRRQRHFETPLEKRKRKAIARRRKKRFRY, translated from the coding sequence ATGACCCAAGTAGTTGTAGGCGAAAATGAAGGCATTGAGTCAGCCCTGCGCCGATTTAAGCGTCAAGTCTCTAAAGCAGGGATTTTTCCAGATATAAGACGGCAACGTCACTTTGAGACTCCTTTGGAAAAACGCAAGCGCAAAGCGATCGCGAGAAGGCGTAAGAAGCGTTTCCGTTATTAA
- a CDS encoding serine/threonine-protein kinase: MMTDPNTDRLLANRYQLLGLVGKGAMGRVYQARDMLLGGVTVAVKFLSQTLLNQKMRDRFEREATICAVLGEKSIHIVRVRDYGVDENEIPFYVMEFLQGESLSEVLKDRPLSLPRFLNITRQICLGLQCAHQGILIDGEVCPIIHRDIKPSNITVVQDTTLGELVKILDFGIAKLLQSDIAQTNSFMGTLAYCSPEQMEGRELDKRSDIYSLGVMMFEMLTAEMPLMAETHSFGGWYKAHHFIPPRTFDSVNPDLKLPKSLESLVMSCLAKVPSDRPQNAAQVLQALEPLEQRFGQGRQLGQRIGEVLSKLPVVADPKPKNAPTADEVCRLTSWPKNKPIAEIVFPHLLRTSREVLPTLWVMLHKPEIQNRLISTRYNQFLFLMSPHPMLLWITALHNREQGPRWLSCYLDLKTSMGQDIVRQLGENGIYRILFFALEEPHRCANVMISTIAPVQRQMLQEWANTSQTLPSVAQPQMSKSLLKQEFEKLKPKILMKLESVQTGDYSSDISG, from the coding sequence ATGATGACAGACCCCAACACCGATCGCTTACTCGCCAATCGCTATCAACTCTTAGGGTTGGTAGGCAAAGGCGCAATGGGTCGAGTGTATCAAGCCAGGGATATGTTACTGGGAGGTGTCACCGTCGCGGTTAAGTTCCTCTCTCAGACGCTACTAAACCAAAAAATGCGCGATCGCTTTGAGCGAGAAGCAACCATCTGCGCTGTTTTGGGAGAAAAAAGTATTCACATTGTCCGAGTCAGGGATTATGGCGTGGACGAGAACGAAATCCCGTTCTACGTCATGGAATTTCTCCAAGGGGAGAGTCTGAGCGAGGTTCTCAAAGACCGGCCCCTGTCCTTGCCCCGATTTTTGAATATCACTCGCCAAATTTGTTTAGGGCTACAATGCGCTCACCAGGGCATCCTCATAGATGGTGAAGTCTGTCCGATTATTCATCGGGATATAAAGCCTAGTAATATTACAGTCGTTCAAGATACGACTTTAGGTGAGTTAGTCAAGATTCTGGATTTTGGCATCGCCAAGCTGCTCCAGTCCGACATCGCTCAGACTAACTCGTTTATGGGCACTTTAGCTTATTGTTCTCCAGAACAAATGGAGGGCAGAGAACTGGATAAGCGCTCTGACATTTATAGTCTGGGCGTAATGATGTTTGAGATGTTGACGGCTGAGATGCCCTTAATGGCAGAGACTCACTCGTTTGGCGGCTGGTATAAAGCTCATCACTTTATCCCCCCAAGAACTTTTGATTCGGTTAATCCCGATCTAAAATTGCCAAAATCTCTAGAAAGCTTAGTGATGAGCTGTTTGGCAAAAGTCCCTAGCGATCGCCCCCAAAATGCGGCTCAAGTGTTGCAAGCATTAGAGCCATTGGAGCAACGTTTTGGTCAAGGTCGGCAATTAGGTCAGCGGATTGGAGAAGTTCTATCTAAACTGCCCGTCGTAGCCGATCCCAAACCTAAGAACGCCCCGACAGCCGATGAAGTCTGCCGCTTAACTTCCTGGCCTAAAAACAAACCAATTGCAGAGATTGTATTTCCCCATCTACTTCGCACTAGCCGCGAAGTTTTACCTACCCTGTGGGTCATGCTTCACAAACCGGAAATTCAGAATCGCCTGATCAGCACTCGCTACAATCAGTTTCTGTTTTTGATGTCTCCTCATCCCATGCTGCTGTGGATTACCGCCCTGCACAACCGCGAACAAGGCCCTCGCTGGCTCAGTTGCTACCTGGATCTAAAAACTTCTATGGGTCAGGATATTGTGCGACAACTGGGAGAAAACGGGATTTACCGGATTTTGTTCTTTGCTTTGGAGGAACCGCATCGGTGCGCGAATGTAATGATTTCCACAATTGCCCCTGTCCAACGCCAAATGTTGCAAGAGTGGGCAAATACAAGCCAAACCTTACCCTCAGTGGCTCAGCCCCAAATGAGTAAAAGTCTGCTCAAGCAAGAGTTTGAGAAGCTAAAGCCCAAGATTTTGATGAAGCTGGAATCTGTTCAGACCGGAGATTATTCTTCGGATATCTCAGGATAG
- a CDS encoding NblA/ycf18 family protein encodes MNQPIELSLEQQFSIRSFESQVENMSREQAQHFLVKLYEQMVMREATYKHLLKHQWGLEPNPQE; translated from the coding sequence ATGAACCAACCTATCGAACTGTCTCTCGAACAACAATTCAGCATCCGTTCCTTTGAAAGCCAAGTGGAGAATATGAGCCGCGAACAAGCTCAGCACTTCTTGGTCAAACTCTATGAACAAATGGTGATGCGCGAAGCTACATACAAGCATCTTCTGAAGCACCAATGGGGCTTAGAGCCAAATCCTCAGGAATAG